Below is a window of Halobaculum lipolyticum DNA.
ACGCGCTCGAAGCGCCGGTCGTACTCGTCGGCGCGCTCGCGGAGGTAGCCGTCGGCGCGCCGGAGCAGGTCCGGGAGCCGCCCGGCGCCGACGCTCGCTTTCGCCGCCGCGATCAACAGCGCGTTCGAGTCGATGGGGTGGCCCCGCTCGCGCGCGTCCGGGTCGTACTCCGGGTCGTCCGCGGCGTCGTGGCTGTCCGCCGTGTCGTCACCCATCAGCCGCCCGCGCGCATCGCCTTCTGTGCGAAGCGGTCGATCAGCGGGTCGAGCACCGCGGGGTCGCCCTCGAACGTCACCGTCACCTCGGTGAGGCTGATGCTGCCCGCCGCGCGCACCTCGGCGGTCTCGACGGTCGCGCGCCAGCCGTCGCCGGCGACCTCCGTCACCGCCTCGTCGGGACCGTCGGCGTCGCCGCCGAGGTTTCGGAGGTAGTGGACCGCGAGCCGCCGCGAGATGCCGCGGTACGCCTCGACGCGGGTGTCGGTCGCGGACTCGCCGCTCACGGCCGTCCCCCGACGGCCGGGTCGGCGGGTCCCTCGCCGCCCGCGACCGGCGGGAACACCGAGAGCGTGTCGCCGTCGTCGACGTTCGTCTCGACGCCCTGCATGTGGAGGACCTCGCGCCCGTTGAGCAGGACGTTGATCTGGGGCTTGAGGTCGCCGTCGACGAGCAGGTTGCCCGCCAGCCCCTCGTACTCGGCTTCGAGGGCCGCGAGCACGTCGCCGACGGTGTCGGCGTCGGCGAACTCCCGGGCGACGACCTTCGAGCCGACCGCCTCCCGGAAAGTGGCGAAGAACTTCAGCGTGAGCTCCATGTATCGTGGTGGGCACAAGCGCGTAAAAAGTACGAGGTCGCGGGGAGCAGTCGCAGGGGAGCGGTCGCAGGGGAACGGTCGCGCGGAGCGGTTCGAGCGGGGTGACGTCGCTCGCGCCGCGAAACCGTCACCCGTATGCCGGCGGTGTGCCGAGTGCCCGGTATGACCGACGCCATCGACCGGGACCTCTACGAGCGGACGAAGGCGCTGCTTGAACCGGGCGACATCGAGCTGCTGGGGATGGTTGTCCACACCTCTCTCGGCGGCCAAGAGGACCTCGAGATGCAGGAGCTAACCGTCGACCTGAACGAGGTTATCGCCGAGCACGCGGACAAAGGCGAGACGTACATCTACGCCGGCAACGACGACACGGACTTCTCGTCGAACCAGTTCCAGGGCCTCACGCTCGACGACGAGGCGTTCGTCTGGGAGTGTCAACAGCTGCTCCGCGAGGGGACGTTCGACCTCGTCTTCTACTACGAGGCGGGTGTCGACCAGGAGTCGCTCGGGGAGGCCGTCACCGCCCTCGACGGCGTCGAGGACGTGACGCTCGTCCCCTGAGCGGGGTCGGCCACCGAGCCGTGTGCACACGGATCGAGCGACGCG
It encodes the following:
- a CDS encoding ubiquitin-like small modifier protein 1, translating into MELTLKFFATFREAVGSKVVAREFADADTVGDVLAALEAEYEGLAGNLLVDGDLKPQINVLLNGREVLHMQGVETNVDDGDTLSVFPPVAGGEGPADPAVGGRP
- a CDS encoding DUF5778 family protein, which produces MTDAIDRDLYERTKALLEPGDIELLGMVVHTSLGGQEDLEMQELTVDLNEVIAEHADKGETYIYAGNDDTDFSSNQFQGLTLDDEAFVWECQQLLREGTFDLVFYYEAGVDQESLGEAVTALDGVEDVTLVP